The uncultured Fusobacterium sp. DNA window CTTTAGCTATGATTATTATGATGATAGTTTGGCAAATAATGAAAAAAATGAGATTAGAATGGTGTGTTGATGTTAAAATAAAGAGTAGAATCTCAGCTTTATTTACAGAATTTGCAATAGTTAGTGCTATTACTTCTCTTCCAATTAAAGCTGTTTTTACATATTTTTTCCCTATACTTATTATGATAATTTTAGGATTTATCACAACTTGGTATTGTATTAGATACTATTCTTATAAATATTTTAAAAATAACTATCCTTTTGAAAGAGCAATATCTATGGCAGGAACAAGCTTTGGAGTATTTCTGACTGGAATTCTTCTTTTAAAAATATGTGATCCAGATTTTTCTTCTCCTGTTCTTGGAGATTACTCATTAGGATTTTCATTAACTGCTTTAATTGGTCCTTTGCTAATTATTTTATCAATTTCATTAAGTATTGGTTACGGACCTCTTATTCCATTGTTACTAAATACGATTTTACTTTTAATCTCTTCTTTTATTATTAAAAGAATTGATATTTCAATTTAAGAAATTTAGTAGGAGTATAGAAAAATAAATAGAGCAAGTTAGCAACGATTAACATTACTATACTTGCTCTTTTTTTAAATTATTTTCTTAATAGGCTTTCTATTTTAATAGGTAATCCAAATAGATTTATAAATCCTTCAGCATCTTTTTGGTTATAAACGCTATCTTCATCAAATGTTGAAAAGTCTTGAGAGTATAATGAGTATTCTGAATCCATACCATTTAAAATTATATTTCCTTTATATAGTTTTAAATTAACAGTTCCTGTTATATACTCTTGTGTTTCTTCAACAAAAGCAGAAAGAGATTTTCTATATTTTGTAAACCATTGTCCATTATAGATAAGTTTAGCCATATCATGAGATAGTTTCATTTTAGCTTGAAGAGTATCTCTATCTAAACATAATCTTTCTAACTCTTCATGAGCAAAATAAAGTATTGTACCACCAGGTGTTTCATAAACTCCTCTTGATTTCATTCCCACAAGACGATTTTCTACAAGGTCTATAATACCTATTCCATGTTTAGCTCCTATCTCATTTAGTTTATTAATAAGAGTAACTCCATCTAATTTTTCTCCATTTAGTTTAGTAGGAACTCCTTTTTCAAACTCTATTGATATATATTCAGGTGTTTCACTTGCTTTTTCTAAAGGTAGTACCCATTGAAGTACATCTTCATATTTTGGTGCATTGCTTGGAGATTCTAGTTCTTGTCCTTCATGGCTAATATGGAATAGATTTTCATCTCTACTATATGTTACTCCCTCTTTAAATGGTAGGTTTATATTGTGAGCTTTTAAATACTCTATCTCTTGTTTACGAGATTTTATATCCCATATTCTCCAAGGAGCAATTATTTTCATATTTGGTGCTAAAGCTTTTACTCCTAACTCAAATCTAACTTGGTCATTTCCTTTTCCAGTTGCCCCATGAGCAATATAGTTAGCTCCTTCCTTTTGAGCTATTTCTACTAAAGCTTTTGCTATAACAGGTCTAGCTATAGAAGTTCCTAAAAGATATTCATTTTCATATTTAGCTCCTGATTTTAACATAGGAAAGATAAAATCATTAACTAGTTCATCTTTTTTATCTACTACATAAAATTTAGATGCTCCTATTGCTAGAGCTCTTTTTTCTACCTCTTCAAAATTATCCTTTTGCCCCACATCAACAGATACAGCAATCACTTCAACATCTTCATAATTTTCCTTTAACCATGGTACAATTACTGAAGTATCAAGACCTCCAGAATATGCTAATACTACCTTTTCTTTCATTTAAAATCCCTCTCCTCTTGTTTTATTATTTTTCTGAAAAATATTTTTTTATTAATTTATCATAAGTTCCATTTGCTTTTAATTCATCTAAAGCTTTATCAATATCTTCAACTAAAGCTTTATCATCTTTTCCAACAGCAATTGCATACTCCTCTTTAGCTACATCTGTATTTATTAAAGCTAATTCTGGATTTTGCTTAGCATAGTTTTTAGCTGGTTCAGAATCTAAAACTACAACTTCAACTTTTTGAGCTTTTAGAGCCATAATTGCTTCAGATGTAGCATTATATCTATGAACTTTAACTCCTTCAATTTCACTTACAGCAATATCTCCAGTATAACCTAATACAACTCCTACATCGTGTCCTTTTAATTCCTCAAAAGATTTAACACTTGGATTTTCTTTATTTACTAACATCATTTGGTTAGATTCATAATATGTTTGTGAGAAATTTACAAATTTCTTTCTCTCTTCAGTAGCAGTCATTCCAGCTATTATTACATCAAGTTTTTTAGCTTGAAGAGCAGGTAGTAACCCATCAAAAGATATATTTTTCCATTCAATTTCTTTCCCCATAGATTTTGCAATCTCTTCCATTAAGTCCACATCAAATCCTACAATTTCCCCATTTTGTAGATATTCAAATGGCTCAAACTCAGCATTTGTTCCAACATAGAGTTTATCAGCTCCAAAACTAATTCCTGAAACAGTAAGCATCGAAAGTAAAACAGCCTTTAAAAATAATTTTTTCATAAAATCTCCTCCTAAAATGTTTTAAAAAGTTTTATATAGTTAAAAAAAAACAGATTAACATCTTTTGAATGTCAATCTGTTGATAACAAAATAAATATTCATGCCCTATATCTCTAGAAATATCCCCCAATACTAGACATATAATATAGCATAATTCTAAAAAATATTCTAAGAAATATTATACACCTGTATTAAAAAATATTCCTTTTGGAAGAATCAGCAAAAACATTAACAGACTCATTACAAAAGAAAGTATATGTAGTTGTATTATATTTCCTGTTCCTTAGTAATGTTGTCATTAACATCTTTCTCTTCCTCCTTTACCTTGATTTGAAATAATCTTATCACAATCTTTTTCCTTTGTCAATATTTTTTTATTTAATTTGACAATAGAATAAAATTTTTATAAAATATATCTAAAGTATTCATAGGAGGAAACAATGTACAAAAGAAAAGATGTTATTATTACAGGATTTGCCCTTTTTGCTATGTTATTTGGTGCTGGTAACTTAATCTTTCCACCGATGGTTGGTTTTATAAATGGAGATGAATGGAGTATGGCAGCCATAGGATTTATCCTTACAGGAGCAGGTTTTCCACTTTTAGCTATATTTACTTCAGCTTTTGCTGGAAAAGATTTAGATAGTTTTGCTATAAGAGTCTCACCTAAATTTACTAAATTTTTTAATGTGGCTCTAATTCTTTCAATAGGACCTCTTTTAGCTCTACCTAGAACAGGTGCTACTGCTTTTGAAATGATTTTTGCTAAGGATAGCTTAAATTATAACATTTATAAAATTATTTTTATCGTTATTTTCTTTGGAGTTTCTCTTCTATTTTCTTTAAAATCAAGTAAAGTTGTAGATAGAGTAGGAGCTATTTTAACACCTATACTTTTAGTAGTTCTAGCTATTATAATATTTAAAGGGGTATTTTCTCCATTGGGAGAAGCTATTTCATTAGAAAAAGCTATGGGTCCTTTTAAATATGGATTTTTAAATGGTTATCAAACAATGGATACTCTAGCTGCTATTGTTTTTTCAGATATAATTTTAAAATCTATTAGAAAAGATAGAGAACTTTCTCAACAACAAGAGGTTTCATTTCTTATTCAAACAAGTCTTATAGCAATAGGAGGACTTGCTATTGTATATGGAGGACTTGGATTTATAGGAAGCAGTGTTACTAATATCCTTCCAGCTGGAATAGGAAGTGTTGAATTACTTACTTCAATAGTAAAACTTCTATTGGGAAATGCTGGAAAAATTATTCTAGCTATATGTGTAACTGGAGCTTGTATAACTACAGCTATTGGTCTTACTGCCACAGTAGCTGATTATTTCAGTGAACTTACAAAAATATCATATGAAAAATTAGCTGTTATCACAACTGTTGTAAGTATTGTTTTTGCTATGTTTGGAGTAGATATCATAATAAAACTTGCTGTTCCTGTTTTAGTTTTTCTATATCCAATTGCTATTGCACTAATATTTTTAAATATTTTTAAGAATAAGATAAAAAATGATAATATCTTTGTTGGAACTGTAATTGGAGCTGGATTAGTAAGTGCATATGAATCATTACAAGCTATGGGATTAAAATTAAGCTTCCTTGATGGAATATATTCCTCTCTTCCTTTAGACTCTCTAGGACTTGCATGGGTTTTACCAGCAATTATAGGGGGAATTATCTTTAAATTTATTCCTAAAAAATCTCAAAAATAAAATAATTTAATATA harbors:
- a CDS encoding argininosuccinate synthase, whose product is MKEKVVLAYSGGLDTSVIVPWLKENYEDVEVIAVSVDVGQKDNFEEVEKRALAIGASKFYVVDKKDELVNDFIFPMLKSGAKYENEYLLGTSIARPVIAKALVEIAQKEGANYIAHGATGKGNDQVRFELGVKALAPNMKIIAPWRIWDIKSRKQEIEYLKAHNINLPFKEGVTYSRDENLFHISHEGQELESPSNAPKYEDVLQWVLPLEKASETPEYISIEFEKGVPTKLNGEKLDGVTLINKLNEIGAKHGIGIIDLVENRLVGMKSRGVYETPGGTILYFAHEELERLCLDRDTLQAKMKLSHDMAKLIYNGQWFTKYRKSLSAFVEETQEYITGTVNLKLYKGNIILNGMDSEYSLYSQDFSTFDEDSVYNQKDAEGFINLFGLPIKIESLLRK
- the brnQ gene encoding branched-chain amino acid transport system II carrier protein — translated: MYKRKDVIITGFALFAMLFGAGNLIFPPMVGFINGDEWSMAAIGFILTGAGFPLLAIFTSAFAGKDLDSFAIRVSPKFTKFFNVALILSIGPLLALPRTGATAFEMIFAKDSLNYNIYKIIFIVIFFGVSLLFSLKSSKVVDRVGAILTPILLVVLAIIIFKGVFSPLGEAISLEKAMGPFKYGFLNGYQTMDTLAAIVFSDIILKSIRKDRELSQQQEVSFLIQTSLIAIGGLAIVYGGLGFIGSSVTNILPAGIGSVELLTSIVKLLLGNAGKIILAICVTGACITTAIGLTATVADYFSELTKISYEKLAVITTVVSIVFAMFGVDIIIKLAVPVLVFLYPIAIALIFLNIFKNKIKNDNIFVGTVIGAGLVSAYESLQAMGLKLSFLDGIYSSLPLDSLGLAWVLPAIIGGIIFKFIPKKSQK
- a CDS encoding basic amino acid ABC transporter substrate-binding protein; translated protein: MKKLFLKAVLLSMLTVSGISFGADKLYVGTNAEFEPFEYLQNGEIVGFDVDLMEEIAKSMGKEIEWKNISFDGLLPALQAKKLDVIIAGMTATEERKKFVNFSQTYYESNQMMLVNKENPSVKSFEELKGHDVGVVLGYTGDIAVSEIEGVKVHRYNATSEAIMALKAQKVEVVVLDSEPAKNYAKQNPELALINTDVAKEEYAIAVGKDDKALVEDIDKALDELKANGTYDKLIKKYFSEK